The Amycolatopsis mongoliensis genome includes a window with the following:
- a CDS encoding acetylxylan esterase, with protein sequence MLTDLGLDALWEYRSGYEAPPDFDEFWASTLTEAREHDINVRVTPVETALRTLDVFDVTFAGFGGHPIRAWLRLPRGVEAPLPAIVQFHGYGGSRGSALQELTWASAGYAHLQVDVRGQGGVTPDPVGSGPAYPGHLTRGIESRETYVYRRIFTDAVRAVDAVRTLPGVDPARVAVLGNSQGGGIALATAGLVPDVAALHAQAPFLCDFRRAGLVGGERPYVELSRYLADHRDAVSRVFDVLSYFDGVGFAARATAPAWFSAGLMDGIVPPSTVFGAYHVYKGQKQLAVWEYNGHEAGGPDDVQAVLEGFRPILRPQWS encoded by the coding sequence ATGCTGACCGACCTCGGCCTCGACGCGCTGTGGGAGTACCGCAGCGGCTACGAAGCACCGCCGGACTTCGACGAATTCTGGGCGTCGACGCTCACCGAAGCGCGTGAGCACGACATCAACGTGCGCGTGACTCCGGTCGAGACGGCGCTGCGGACCCTGGACGTGTTCGACGTGACGTTCGCCGGCTTCGGCGGGCACCCGATCCGGGCGTGGCTGCGGCTTCCCCGTGGCGTCGAAGCGCCGTTGCCGGCGATCGTCCAGTTCCACGGCTACGGCGGCAGCCGGGGCAGCGCGCTGCAGGAGCTGACCTGGGCCTCCGCCGGGTACGCGCACCTGCAGGTCGACGTGCGCGGCCAGGGCGGGGTGACGCCCGACCCGGTGGGCAGCGGGCCGGCGTACCCGGGCCACCTGACCCGCGGCATCGAGAGCCGCGAGACCTACGTCTACCGGCGGATCTTCACCGACGCGGTCCGCGCGGTCGACGCCGTCCGGACGCTCCCGGGTGTCGACCCGGCGCGAGTGGCCGTGCTCGGCAACAGCCAGGGTGGCGGCATCGCGCTCGCCACGGCCGGGCTCGTCCCGGACGTGGCGGCCCTGCACGCGCAGGCGCCGTTCCTCTGCGACTTCCGGCGCGCCGGCCTGGTCGGGGGTGAACGGCCGTACGTCGAACTGTCCCGGTACCTGGCCGACCACCGCGACGCGGTCTCGCGGGTGTTCGACGTGCTGTCCTACTTCGACGGTGTCGGGTTCGCCGCGCGCGCGACGGCACCGGCCTGGTTCAGCGCCGGGCTGATGGACGGGATCGTGCCGCCGTCCACGGTGTTCGGCGCCTACCACGTCTACAAGGGACAGAAACAGCTCGCCGTCTGGGAGTACAACGGTCACGAAGCCGGTGGCCCCGACGACGTTCAGGCGGTACTCGAAGGATTCCGGCCCATCCTGCGTCCACAATGGAGTTGA
- a CDS encoding glycosyl hydrolase family 95 catalytic domain-containing protein produces MTDLLLSWPHPATDWTEAMPVGNGRLGAMVFGGAGRTRVQVNDATVWSGTPLGPASALQDIDAGPDRLAEVREAVFAKDFRRAEELLMAFEGPYSQEFLPYVDLWLTLPEGTSRGRTLNLDNGVATEQLTIDGHEVERTTWVSRPAQVLCVALSGSITVDVDLSTSLREVSRDGLDLGIEIPIDGAPRHEPQVEEPLRYGTVEGYDPFAAVAVRVARTATGVLIVLASSTSAYDAWIGDRRHTRDEHRRRAAVLAEQAIEAGAAELRRAHEADLRPLLSASSLRIGDRRAGTCDVAGLLSGQDEQLTATVLFQYGRYLLASASRPGAPPANLQGIWNDDLRPAWSSNYTVNINTQMNYWAAETTGLGECHLPLFDLLGKLAVTGADVARELYGARGWVTHHNTDPWGWALPVGMGHGNPSWALWQMGGAWLVQHAWEHYDFTRDRAFLEKTAWPLLRGCAEFCLDWLVEGDGYLETCPSTSPENLFLSEAGTKESLTHSVTMDVALIRAVFERSLAAADALGVHDPVCAEIEAALPRLRPLPVLPDGRLGEWADDLPEEDPTHRHMSQLVALYPLGLIDAVATPDLAEAARRVLERRGPGAMGWSWAWKIALRARLGDGETARKLLGEAVQPFTGDRHRDAPVDGSEWGGLLPNLFSTHPPFQIDGNYGFPAGLAELVLQSQHDVITLLPALPADWSSGEARGLRCRGGLAADVEWRDGELRYAVLRRLSGDPAEPVRVRYRGRETELRLRTGESTVLKGL; encoded by the coding sequence ATGACGGATCTCCTGCTCTCCTGGCCGCACCCGGCGACGGACTGGACCGAGGCGATGCCGGTCGGCAACGGCCGGCTCGGCGCGATGGTCTTCGGCGGCGCCGGCCGCACACGGGTCCAGGTCAACGACGCCACGGTCTGGTCCGGCACCCCTCTCGGTCCGGCGTCCGCGTTGCAGGACATCGACGCCGGCCCGGACCGGCTCGCCGAGGTGCGCGAGGCCGTGTTCGCGAAGGACTTCCGGCGCGCCGAAGAACTCCTGATGGCGTTCGAAGGTCCGTACAGCCAGGAGTTCCTGCCTTACGTGGACCTCTGGTTGACGCTCCCGGAAGGGACTTCGCGCGGCCGGACGCTCAACCTGGACAACGGGGTCGCGACCGAGCAGCTGACCATCGACGGTCACGAGGTCGAGCGGACGACGTGGGTGAGCCGGCCCGCGCAGGTCCTGTGCGTCGCGCTGTCCGGCTCGATCACCGTCGATGTCGATCTGTCGACATCGCTGCGCGAGGTGTCGCGCGACGGCCTCGACCTCGGCATCGAGATCCCGATCGACGGCGCACCCAGGCACGAACCGCAGGTGGAAGAGCCACTGCGGTACGGGACCGTCGAGGGGTACGACCCGTTCGCCGCGGTTGCCGTCCGGGTCGCTCGGACGGCTACCGGCGTCTTGATCGTCCTGGCCAGTTCCACCAGCGCGTACGACGCCTGGATCGGCGACCGCCGGCACACCCGCGACGAGCACCGGCGCCGCGCGGCCGTGCTGGCCGAGCAGGCGATCGAAGCCGGCGCCGCGGAACTGCGGCGAGCGCACGAAGCCGACCTGCGGCCCCTTCTCAGCGCGTCTTCACTCCGGATCGGCGATCGGCGGGCCGGCACCTGCGACGTCGCTGGGCTGCTGTCCGGCCAGGACGAACAGCTGACCGCGACCGTGCTCTTCCAGTACGGCCGGTACCTGCTGGCGAGCGCGTCCCGGCCCGGTGCGCCGCCGGCGAACCTGCAGGGCATCTGGAACGACGACCTCCGCCCGGCCTGGTCGTCGAACTACACGGTCAACATCAACACCCAGATGAACTACTGGGCCGCGGAGACCACCGGGCTCGGCGAGTGCCACCTCCCGCTGTTCGACCTGCTCGGCAAGCTCGCGGTCACCGGCGCCGACGTCGCGCGCGAACTGTACGGCGCCCGCGGCTGGGTGACCCACCACAACACCGACCCGTGGGGCTGGGCGCTGCCGGTGGGCATGGGGCACGGCAACCCGTCGTGGGCGCTCTGGCAGATGGGCGGCGCGTGGCTGGTCCAGCACGCCTGGGAGCACTACGACTTCACCCGCGATCGCGCTTTTCTCGAGAAGACGGCGTGGCCGTTGCTGCGCGGCTGCGCGGAGTTCTGTCTCGACTGGCTGGTGGAGGGGGACGGCTACCTCGAGACGTGCCCGTCGACGTCCCCGGAGAACCTCTTCCTGTCGGAAGCCGGGACGAAGGAGTCGCTGACCCACTCGGTGACCATGGACGTCGCGCTGATCCGCGCGGTGTTCGAGCGCAGCCTCGCCGCGGCGGACGCGCTGGGCGTCCACGACCCGGTGTGCGCCGAGATCGAGGCCGCCCTGCCGCGGCTGCGCCCGCTGCCGGTGCTGCCCGACGGCCGGCTGGGGGAGTGGGCCGACGACCTGCCCGAAGAGGATCCGACGCACCGGCACATGTCGCAGCTGGTCGCGCTCTACCCGCTCGGGCTGATCGACGCCGTCGCGACGCCGGACCTGGCCGAAGCGGCCCGCCGGGTCCTGGAGCGGCGCGGACCGGGCGCGATGGGCTGGTCGTGGGCGTGGAAGATCGCGCTGCGCGCCCGCCTCGGCGACGGCGAGACCGCGCGGAAACTGCTCGGCGAAGCGGTCCAACCGTTCACCGGCGACCGTCACCGCGATGCCCCGGTCGACGGCTCCGAGTGGGGCGGGCTGCTGCCCAACCTCTTCAGCACGCACCCGCCGTTCCAGATCGACGGCAACTACGGCTTCCCGGCCGGGCTCGCGGAACTGGTGCTGCAGAGCCAGCACGACGTCATCACGCTGTTGCCGGCGCTGCCCGCGGACTGGTCTTCCGGTGAAGCGCGGGGATTGCGGTGCCGCGGCGGGCTCGCGGCCGACGTCGAGTGGCGCGACGGCGAGCTGCGGTACGCGGTCCTGCGGCGGCTGTCGGGCGATCCGGCCGAGCCGGTGCGGGTGCGCTACCGCGGCCGCGAGACCGAGCTGCGGCTGCGGACCGGCGAATCGACCGTCCTGAAAGGACTGTGA
- a CDS encoding carbohydrate ABC transporter permease: MRRISPGRVVAWAYLVLVLAVTIFPFYWIVRTALSNNYALATDPSSPGPVGFTLGAFERALGLASPAEAAAQGGSAASIDLLSALRNSIVYAVLLTVCTVFFSALAAFAFSRLRWKGRNAVFAVLLTALMVPQVLTLLPNFVLIKDLGLLNSFGGMILPTAFFSAFNIFFLRQFMQGLSTEIEEAAIIDGAGPLRVCFRIVLPMSAAPIATLALLTFITTWNDYLWPLLVTNDDTVRPLTLALAVFKQSSPQAALDWAGLMAATLVAALPMLLLFVVFGRRLVNSIGFTGLK, encoded by the coding sequence GTGCGCCGGATCTCCCCGGGCCGGGTCGTCGCCTGGGCGTACCTCGTGCTCGTCCTGGCCGTCACGATCTTCCCGTTCTACTGGATCGTGCGGACCGCGCTGTCGAACAACTACGCGCTGGCGACGGACCCGTCCTCACCGGGCCCGGTCGGCTTCACGCTGGGAGCGTTCGAACGCGCGCTCGGCCTGGCGTCGCCCGCCGAAGCCGCCGCGCAGGGCGGGTCGGCAGCGTCGATCGACCTGCTGTCCGCGCTGCGGAACTCGATCGTCTACGCGGTGCTGCTCACCGTCTGCACGGTGTTCTTCTCCGCGCTGGCCGCGTTCGCCTTTTCGCGGCTGCGGTGGAAGGGCCGCAACGCCGTGTTCGCGGTGCTGCTGACCGCGTTGATGGTGCCGCAGGTGCTGACGCTGCTGCCGAACTTCGTGCTGATCAAGGACCTCGGCCTGCTCAACAGCTTCGGCGGGATGATCCTGCCGACGGCGTTCTTCTCCGCGTTCAACATCTTCTTCCTGCGGCAGTTCATGCAGGGGCTCAGCACCGAGATCGAGGAGGCCGCGATCATCGACGGCGCCGGCCCGCTGCGCGTCTGCTTCCGGATCGTGCTGCCGATGAGCGCCGCCCCGATCGCGACGCTGGCGCTGCTGACGTTCATCACCACCTGGAACGACTACCTGTGGCCGTTGCTGGTCACCAACGACGACACCGTCCGCCCGCTGACGCTGGCGCTCGCGGTGTTCAAGCAGTCCTCGCCGCAGGCGGCGCTGGACTGGGCCGGCCTGATGGCCGCCACGCTCGTCGCCGCGCTGCCGATGCTGCTGTTGTTCGTGGTGTTCGGCCGCCGGCTGGTCAATTCCATCGGCTTCACGGGGTTGAAATGA
- a CDS encoding carbohydrate ABC transporter permease — MGSAAHRHDAPIAWLLIAPALAGFAVFFAYPTLRGLYLSFTEFHVLTEPRWIGLGNFHELLQDGEFWHSLLVTIYFVVLSVVLGVLVSLVTAVILHRLAVSATVRGLMILPFLISGVVTALVWSWMLDPQLGIVNILITKLTGEPVLFFGSGGWAVPTLAGLNIWKSMGYNAVLIFAGLQTIPSTVYEAGRIDGASELQMFRRITVPLLRPILVMVVVLTVISSFQIFDIVQVTTKGGPANASKVLQMYIYDKAFGQFDFGYAATMSLALFVLLGTVTFAQLRMARAGESDTN, encoded by the coding sequence GTGGGGTCCGCTGCCCATCGGCACGACGCGCCGATCGCGTGGCTGCTCATCGCCCCCGCGCTCGCCGGGTTCGCGGTGTTCTTCGCCTACCCGACCCTGCGCGGGCTCTACCTCAGCTTCACCGAGTTCCACGTCCTCACCGAGCCGCGCTGGATCGGCCTGGGCAACTTCCACGAACTCCTGCAGGACGGCGAGTTCTGGCACTCCCTGCTCGTCACGATCTACTTCGTCGTGTTGTCGGTGGTCCTCGGCGTGCTGGTTTCGCTGGTGACGGCGGTGATCCTGCACCGGCTCGCGGTGTCGGCCACCGTGCGCGGGCTGATGATCCTGCCGTTCCTCATCTCCGGTGTGGTCACCGCGCTGGTGTGGTCGTGGATGCTCGACCCGCAGCTCGGCATCGTCAACATCCTCATCACGAAGCTCACCGGCGAGCCGGTGCTGTTCTTCGGCTCGGGTGGCTGGGCGGTGCCGACGCTCGCGGGGCTCAACATCTGGAAGTCCATGGGCTACAACGCGGTGCTGATCTTCGCCGGGCTGCAGACGATCCCGTCCACGGTGTACGAAGCCGGCCGGATCGACGGCGCGAGCGAGCTGCAGATGTTCCGCCGGATCACCGTGCCGCTGCTGCGGCCGATCCTGGTGATGGTCGTGGTGCTCACGGTGATCAGCTCGTTCCAGATCTTCGACATCGTCCAGGTGACCACCAAGGGCGGTCCGGCGAACGCGTCGAAGGTGCTCCAGATGTACATCTACGACAAGGCGTTCGGCCAGTTCGACTTCGGCTACGCCGCGACCATGTCGCTGGCCCTGTTCGTGCTGCTGGGCACCGTCACCTTCGCCCAGCTCCGGATGGCTCGCGCCGGCGAGTCCGACACCAACTAG
- a CDS encoding fibronectin type III domain-containing protein, with amino-acid sequence MAASRVRRALGVLGGLTVLAGLLTAPAAAADPQAQAQQPVAQKPYMGWSSWSLESTNYPGVNPTGPASWLTEQHVLQQADVLAAKFKQHGYTYVNIDAGWSNSFDQYARPVVNPTTFPDGMKYVADYVHRKGLKLGSYLAVGLDLKAYNDGNSPIAGTTNCHTKDLVYPDLRKTNGWDSAYKIDFTNPCAQSYVDSVAQLLAGWGVDFLKLDGVGPGSFKGGENHTNTTDVEAWHRAIAKTGRPMEFVISWALSHRQADVWKANTNGWRVDTDVECYCDTLVTWNNSVKQRWNDVVQWIPDAGPGHWNNLDSLDVGSGKMDGLTQAERQSYMTLWAIEAAPLYLGDDLTQLDDYGVKLLTNDEVIALNQAGVPAKPVSQTTDQQVWYNRNADGSYTVALFNLAATPARVTADLAQLGITGPVRIRDLWAHKDVGDASGDLPVHGSRLFKVTPRDRTALAAPAVVHGTAATGTSVSLAWDASKGAQNYDVFANGRKVTSTGGTSATVTGLKPSTPYDFTVVANQWTGRPSAASKKISVTTPAAGGPRAYEAENGSPQGGATVYDCACSGGKKVGYLGGSGYVVLPTVTTARAGTYLMQLSYVDGDSSRTGIVTVNGTSFPLPVAGSNDDDWNTPQTVTVPVYLQAGANTVQVGNQAGYVYDVDKITV; translated from the coding sequence ATGGCAGCCTCCCGTGTCAGACGGGCCCTGGGTGTCCTCGGCGGCTTGACGGTGCTCGCGGGTCTGCTCACCGCGCCCGCGGCAGCCGCGGACCCCCAGGCGCAAGCGCAGCAGCCGGTAGCCCAGAAGCCCTACATGGGCTGGAGCAGCTGGAGCCTGGAGTCGACGAACTACCCCGGGGTCAACCCGACCGGCCCGGCCAGCTGGCTCACCGAGCAGCACGTCCTGCAGCAGGCCGACGTCCTCGCGGCGAAGTTCAAGCAGCACGGCTACACCTACGTCAACATCGACGCCGGCTGGTCGAACTCCTTCGACCAGTACGCCCGCCCGGTCGTGAACCCCACGACGTTCCCGGACGGCATGAAGTACGTCGCCGACTACGTCCACCGGAAGGGCCTGAAGCTCGGCTCCTACCTGGCGGTGGGTCTCGACCTTAAGGCCTACAACGACGGGAATTCCCCCATCGCGGGGACCACGAACTGCCACACCAAGGACCTCGTCTACCCGGACCTGCGCAAGACCAACGGCTGGGACTCCGCCTACAAGATCGACTTCACGAACCCGTGCGCCCAGTCCTACGTGGACTCGGTGGCGCAGCTGCTGGCCGGCTGGGGCGTCGACTTCCTCAAGCTCGACGGCGTCGGCCCCGGCTCCTTCAAGGGCGGCGAGAACCACACCAACACCACCGACGTCGAGGCGTGGCACCGGGCGATCGCCAAGACCGGCCGTCCGATGGAGTTCGTCATCTCCTGGGCGCTGAGCCACCGGCAGGCGGACGTCTGGAAGGCCAACACCAACGGCTGGCGCGTCGACACCGACGTCGAGTGCTACTGCGACACGCTCGTGACCTGGAACAACTCGGTCAAGCAGCGCTGGAACGACGTCGTGCAGTGGATCCCCGACGCCGGCCCCGGCCACTGGAACAACCTCGACTCGCTCGACGTCGGCAGCGGCAAGATGGACGGCCTCACCCAGGCCGAGCGCCAGAGCTACATGACGCTCTGGGCCATCGAAGCCGCGCCGCTCTACCTCGGCGACGACCTGACCCAGCTCGACGACTACGGCGTCAAGCTCCTGACGAACGACGAGGTCATCGCGCTCAACCAGGCCGGCGTCCCGGCCAAGCCGGTGAGCCAGACGACCGACCAGCAGGTCTGGTACAACCGCAACGCCGACGGCAGCTACACCGTCGCGCTGTTCAACCTCGCCGCGACGCCGGCGCGCGTCACCGCGGACCTCGCGCAGCTCGGCATCACCGGCCCGGTCCGGATCCGCGACCTGTGGGCGCACAAGGACGTCGGCGACGCCTCGGGCGACCTGCCGGTGCACGGCTCGCGCCTGTTCAAGGTCACCCCACGCGACCGCACCGCGCTCGCCGCCCCGGCGGTCGTGCACGGCACTGCCGCCACCGGCACCAGCGTCTCGCTCGCCTGGGACGCGTCGAAGGGCGCGCAGAACTACGACGTCTTCGCGAACGGCCGCAAGGTGACGTCCACCGGCGGCACCAGTGCCACGGTCACCGGCCTCAAGCCGTCGACGCCGTACGACTTCACGGTGGTCGCGAACCAGTGGACCGGCAGGCCGTCGGCGGCGAGCAAGAAGATCAGCGTGACGACGCCCGCGGCCGGCGGCCCCCGGGCGTACGAGGCGGAGAACGGCAGTCCGCAGGGCGGCGCGACCGTCTACGACTGCGCCTGCTCGGGCGGCAAGAAGGTCGGCTACCTCGGCGGCAGCGGCTACGTCGTGCTCCCGACGGTCACGACCGCCCGGGCCGGTACCTACCTCATGCAGCTGTCCTATGTGGACGGCGACTCCAGCCGCACCGGCATCGTCACCGTCAACGGGACGTCGTTCCCGCTGCCGGTCGCCGGGAGCAACGACGACGACTGGAACACGCCGCAGACCGTGACCGTCCCGGTGTACCTGCAGGCCGGGGCCAACACGGTCCAGGTCGGCAACCAGGCCGGTTACGTCTACGACGTCGACAAGATCACCGTCTAG
- a CDS encoding AAA family ATPase — protein sequence MLTTLAVENYRSLRDLVLPLSGLTVVTGPNGSGKSSLYRALRLLADASRNGAVAALAGEGGLPSTLWAGPENGVRPGTRVQGTVRTKAVGLRLGFAGDEFGYALDLGLPVPVKETMFNLDPEFKREAVWSGPVLKPAALLADRAGPSVRTRAESGGWGPDTYRIRLPDSMLSEFADPRACPELLVVRERIRSWRFYDQFRTDASAPARRSRIGTRTVVLSHDGADLAAALRTIIEIGRAADLAAVVDQAFPGSRVEVLAQEGGVLSVQFRQQGLLRPLSAAELSDGTLRFLLWVAALLSPRPPELLVLNEPETSLHPDLLPALASLIATAAKETQLVVVSHAQPLIRALSEIADVGALELEKENGETKLVGQGRLDRPSWHWPKR from the coding sequence ATGCTGACCACGCTGGCCGTCGAGAACTACCGATCGTTGCGCGACCTGGTGCTGCCGCTGTCCGGGCTGACCGTCGTCACGGGGCCGAACGGCAGCGGCAAGTCGAGCCTGTACCGCGCGCTGCGGCTGCTGGCGGACGCGTCCCGCAACGGCGCGGTGGCGGCCTTGGCTGGCGAGGGCGGCCTGCCGTCGACGCTGTGGGCGGGGCCGGAGAACGGGGTCCGCCCGGGCACGCGGGTCCAGGGCACGGTGCGGACGAAGGCGGTCGGGCTCCGGCTGGGGTTCGCGGGCGACGAGTTCGGCTACGCGCTCGACCTGGGGCTGCCGGTGCCGGTCAAGGAGACGATGTTCAACCTGGACCCGGAGTTCAAGCGGGAGGCGGTGTGGTCGGGGCCTGTTCTCAAGCCGGCGGCACTGCTGGCGGACCGGGCGGGGCCGTCGGTGCGCACGCGGGCCGAGTCCGGCGGGTGGGGCCCGGACACCTACCGGATCCGGCTCCCCGACAGCATGCTGAGCGAGTTCGCGGACCCGCGGGCGTGCCCGGAACTGCTGGTGGTGCGCGAGCGGATCCGCTCGTGGCGGTTCTACGACCAGTTCCGCACGGACGCGTCGGCGCCGGCCCGCCGGTCCCGGATCGGCACGCGCACGGTCGTCCTGTCCCACGACGGCGCGGACCTGGCGGCGGCGTTGCGCACGATCATCGAGATCGGCCGCGCCGCGGACCTGGCCGCGGTGGTCGACCAGGCGTTCCCGGGGTCGCGCGTGGAGGTGCTCGCCCAGGAGGGCGGCGTGCTGTCGGTCCAGTTCCGCCAGCAAGGCCTTCTGCGTCCGCTTTCGGCGGCGGAGCTCTCGGACGGGACCCTTCGGTTCCTCCTCTGGGTGGCGGCGCTGCTTTCCCCACGCCCGCCGGAGCTGCTCGTACTGAACGAGCCGGAGACGAGCCTGCACCCGGACCTCCTCCCGGCCTTGGCGAGCTTGATCGCGACGGCGGCGAAGGAGACCCAGCTGGTGGTGGTCTCCCACGCCCAGCCGCTCATCCGGGCGCTGTCGGAGATCGCGGACGTGGGGGCTTTGGAGCTGGAGAAGGAGAACGGGGAGACGAAGCTGGTGGGCCAAGGCCGGCTGGACCGGCCTTCGTGGCACTGGCCGAAACGCTGA
- a CDS encoding LacI family DNA-binding transcriptional regulator, with amino-acid sequence MTVTLKDVATLAGVSVKTVSNVVNGYAFVKPENRRRVEEALAATGYRPNVGARNLRRGRTGFLALMVPELSIPYFGELAGLVITAAQKRGWSVLIEQTQGTRSRERETLSSLGPHLVDGALVHPEALEAADFPSPGEIPLVMLGEHAVDVPIDHVAIDNVLAAQTAVSHLASLGRTRIAAIGRNPARGTSSQRLAGYRAALAEAGLSYSDSLVAPAEKWHRSVGAAAMRSLLALDSPPDAVFCFNDLLAIGALRAVAELGLRVPEDVAIVGFDNNEESAFSLPALTTIAPDKTALAEAAIDLVHRRITGDKALPPQDIQTPFALEIRESTRGR; translated from the coding sequence GTGACCGTGACGCTCAAGGACGTCGCCACGCTCGCCGGAGTGTCGGTGAAGACGGTGTCGAACGTGGTCAACGGCTACGCCTTCGTCAAGCCGGAGAACCGCCGGCGCGTCGAGGAAGCCCTGGCGGCGACCGGGTACCGGCCCAACGTGGGTGCGCGCAACCTGCGTCGCGGCCGCACCGGGTTCCTGGCGCTGATGGTGCCGGAGCTGTCGATCCCGTACTTCGGCGAGCTGGCGGGCCTGGTCATCACTGCGGCGCAGAAGCGCGGGTGGAGCGTCCTGATCGAGCAGACGCAGGGGACGCGCTCACGGGAGCGCGAGACGCTGTCGTCGCTGGGACCGCACCTGGTGGACGGCGCACTGGTGCACCCGGAGGCGCTGGAGGCCGCGGACTTCCCGTCGCCGGGCGAGATCCCGCTGGTGATGCTGGGCGAGCACGCGGTGGACGTGCCGATCGATCACGTGGCGATCGACAACGTCCTGGCGGCGCAGACGGCGGTGTCCCACCTGGCGTCCCTGGGCCGGACGCGCATCGCGGCGATCGGGCGCAACCCCGCTCGCGGGACGTCGTCCCAGCGCCTGGCGGGGTACCGGGCGGCGCTCGCCGAGGCGGGGTTGTCCTATTCGGACTCGCTCGTGGCGCCCGCGGAGAAGTGGCACCGCTCGGTGGGCGCGGCGGCGATGAGATCGTTGCTGGCGTTGGACTCCCCGCCCGACGCGGTGTTCTGCTTCAACGACCTGCTGGCGATCGGCGCTCTCCGGGCGGTGGCCGAGCTGGGGCTGCGGGTGCCGGAGGACGTGGCGATCGTGGGGTTCGACAACAACGAAGAGAGCGCGTTTTCGTTGCCGGCGCTGACGACGATCGCCCCGGACAAGACGGCGCTGGCCGAGGCGGCGATCGACCTCGTGCACCGGCGCATCACGGGGGACAAGGCGTTGCCGCCACAGGACATCCAGACACCGTTCGCACTGGAGATCCGGGAAAGCACCCGGGGCCGCTGA
- a CDS encoding ABC transporter substrate-binding protein: protein MPLSTRPFLVAATAAAAALALTSCTSREETPAAPSSGGGPAASAQSVAPSADGCTLDKTGYPKVDLKTAVVGFSQSEKEANPFRIAETQSIRDEAAKLGIASDKLLVTNAQSDLNKQISDIKSMLDRGAQLLVVAPLNSDGLQPALDAAKAKKVPVVTIDRKVTSQPCTDYLTFIGSNFVEQGKRAAQEMARVTGGTGKVAILLGSSGNNVTTDRTQGFKDELAKTAGLSVVAEQTGEFDRSKGQAVMEQLIQSHPDITAVYAENDEMGVGAVNALKTAGKTPGKDVKVISIDGTRNAVQLIADGSYNAVIESNPRFGPLAFQTLQKFEGGEAIPASIVITDDQYDETNAAQKVGNAY, encoded by the coding sequence GTGCCTCTGTCCACCCGTCCCTTCCTGGTCGCCGCCACCGCGGCCGCCGCCGCGCTCGCCCTCACCTCCTGCACCAGCCGGGAAGAGACCCCGGCCGCCCCCTCCAGCGGCGGCGGGCCGGCCGCGTCCGCGCAGTCCGTCGCGCCGTCCGCCGACGGCTGCACCCTCGACAAGACCGGTTACCCCAAGGTCGACCTGAAGACCGCGGTGGTCGGTTTCTCACAGTCCGAAAAGGAAGCCAACCCCTTCCGGATCGCCGAGACGCAGTCCATTCGCGACGAAGCCGCCAAGCTCGGCATCGCGAGCGACAAGCTGCTCGTCACCAACGCCCAGAGCGACCTGAACAAGCAGATCAGCGACATCAAGTCGATGCTCGACCGGGGCGCCCAGCTGCTGGTCGTCGCGCCGCTGAACTCCGACGGCCTCCAGCCCGCGCTCGACGCGGCGAAGGCCAAGAAGGTCCCGGTCGTCACCATCGACCGCAAGGTGACGTCGCAGCCCTGCACCGACTACCTGACCTTCATCGGCTCGAACTTCGTCGAACAGGGCAAGCGCGCCGCCCAGGAGATGGCGCGGGTCACCGGCGGCACCGGCAAGGTCGCGATCCTGCTCGGCTCCTCCGGCAACAACGTGACCACCGACCGGACCCAGGGCTTCAAGGACGAGCTCGCCAAGACGGCCGGCCTCTCCGTGGTCGCCGAGCAGACCGGCGAGTTCGACCGCTCCAAGGGCCAGGCCGTGATGGAGCAGCTCATCCAGAGCCACCCCGACATCACCGCCGTCTACGCCGAGAACGACGAGATGGGCGTCGGTGCGGTCAACGCGCTGAAGACCGCCGGCAAGACGCCGGGCAAGGACGTCAAGGTCATCTCCATCGACGGCACCCGCAACGCGGTGCAGCTCATCGCCGACGGCAGCTACAACGCCGTGATCGAGTCCAACCCGCGCTTCGGCCCGCTGGCCTTCCAGACGCTGCAGAAGTTCGAGGGCGGCGAGGCCATCCCGGCGAGCATCGTGATCACCGACGACCAGTACGACGAGACCAACGCCGCGCAGAAGGTCGGGAACGCGTACTGA